The proteins below are encoded in one region of Flammeovirga kamogawensis:
- a CDS encoding (2Fe-2S) ferredoxin domain-containing protein, with protein sequence MGKNIANTTHNFLFCDGGSCQKAGSEEVVRKVRAYLRNNGLWDSTHTIKTRCNGRCEDAPTWIVQPNNYWYKELTPEKGLEIIKSHIHNNEPVEKHLLYQNKWDKVASEKEIPAYKLKPFSILEDTTLGSCYLTRGFASDQYTFPLFLYLKEHSPTSKLILDDNKSILFSDIKEVIYSKQYVLELILEQETIELVIAPINQKDEALVKARISIVEYFHQITTNKKGIRFKNKFGHQLGLIWLSDTAWEYCSKVQLQGLTIEKQPV encoded by the coding sequence ATGGGGAAAAATATTGCTAATACTACACATAACTTTCTATTCTGCGATGGCGGCTCTTGCCAAAAAGCAGGTTCTGAAGAAGTAGTCCGTAAAGTTAGGGCTTACCTAAGAAATAATGGACTCTGGGATAGCACTCATACAATAAAAACACGCTGTAATGGCAGATGCGAAGATGCCCCAACTTGGATTGTCCAACCTAATAATTATTGGTACAAAGAACTTACTCCTGAAAAAGGATTAGAAATCATAAAAAGCCATATTCATAACAATGAGCCTGTTGAAAAACACTTGCTGTATCAGAATAAATGGGATAAGGTGGCTTCCGAAAAAGAAATACCAGCCTATAAATTAAAACCTTTTTCTATTCTAGAAGATACTACTTTAGGGAGTTGTTATCTTACTAGAGGTTTTGCATCAGACCAATATACATTCCCACTGTTTCTTTATTTAAAAGAACACTCTCCTACTTCTAAATTAATTCTTGATGATAATAAGAGTATTTTATTCTCAGACATCAAAGAAGTTATTTATAGCAAACAATATGTTTTAGAATTAATACTAGAACAAGAAACAATAGAATTAGTAATTGCTCCAATAAATCAAAAAGACGAAGCACTTGTTAAAGCTAGAATTTCAATTGTAGAATATTTCCATCAAATCACTACAAATAAAAAGGGGATTCGCTTTAAAAATAAATTTGGGCATCAACTTGGTTTAATTTGGCTCTCAGATACAGCATGGGAATATTGCTCAAAGGTTCAATTACAAGGTTTAACCATTGAAAAACAGCCTGTATGA
- the cbiE gene encoding precorrin-6y C5,15-methyltransferase (decarboxylating) subunit CbiE: MNASPLHIDLIGIGNKTNSELSSEYRLLIQKHRLFSGGKRHYDLVKHLLPKQHEWIDIAGKMPDLMNKYMEADQKRIVVFASGDPLFFGFANTVKRLLPQASICVYPYFNALQLLAHKAVLNYSNLCTISLHGRNTWKPLDKCLINGEERIGILTDNTHSPRHIAERLRLYNFLDYELLIGEELEGKNEKIRQLSIEETLLINDFQKLNCVILIKKSERKVPLSFSDSSFQTLEGRPGMITKQAIRSITIPSLELHNKKCFWDIGSCTGAIAIETQLSYPSLNVFAFEIRQECDQIIANNTYTHQCPGIHIEINDFMKLDLDEFQKPDAIFIGGHGNRLAEMMGKIDYVLDKGGIVVMNTILEKSFNTFIKCATDLNYQLLPPLKISLNEHNTVHVLVAKK; this comes from the coding sequence GTGAATGCATCTCCTCTTCATATTGACCTTATTGGTATTGGTAATAAAACCAATAGTGAGCTTTCATCTGAATACCGTTTGCTGATACAAAAGCACCGACTATTCTCTGGTGGTAAAAGACATTACGATCTAGTAAAACATCTTTTACCAAAGCAACACGAATGGATAGATATTGCTGGAAAAATGCCCGATTTAATGAATAAGTATATGGAAGCAGATCAAAAAAGAATAGTTGTTTTTGCCTCTGGCGATCCTCTATTTTTTGGGTTTGCTAATACTGTTAAAAGGCTATTACCTCAGGCTTCTATTTGTGTGTACCCCTATTTTAATGCATTGCAATTACTTGCCCATAAGGCTGTACTAAATTATAGTAATTTATGTACAATTTCTTTGCATGGTAGAAACACTTGGAAGCCGCTAGACAAGTGCTTAATAAATGGAGAGGAACGCATTGGTATACTTACAGACAATACGCATTCTCCTAGACATATAGCAGAACGCTTACGTTTGTATAATTTTTTAGATTACGAGCTTCTAATTGGCGAAGAACTAGAAGGAAAAAACGAAAAAATAAGACAATTAAGTATTGAAGAGACTCTACTAATAAATGATTTTCAGAAACTGAATTGCGTTATTTTAATCAAAAAATCTGAGCGTAAAGTTCCTTTAAGTTTTTCAGATTCTAGCTTTCAAACTTTAGAAGGTAGACCGGGCATGATCACAAAGCAGGCCATACGATCTATCACTATTCCTTCTTTAGAATTACACAATAAAAAATGCTTTTGGGATATAGGAAGTTGTACTGGTGCAATTGCAATAGAAACACAGTTAAGTTATCCATCACTTAATGTTTTTGCATTTGAAATAAGGCAAGAATGCGATCAAATTATAGCCAACAACACCTACACACATCAATGTCCTGGTATTCATATTGAAATCAATGATTTCATGAAGTTGGATCTTGATGAGTTTCAAAAACCTGATGCCATTTTCATAGGTGGGCATGGCAATAGGTTAGCTGAAATGATGGGTAAAATAGATTATGTACTTGATAAAGGAGGTATTGTAGTTATGAATACCATCTTAGAAAAATCGTTTAATACATTTATTAAATGTGCAACAGATCTGAACTATCAACTCCTACCACCTTTAAAAATTTCACTAAACGAACACAACACAGTACATGTACTTGTTGCTAAAAAATAG
- a CDS encoding cobyric acid synthase, with protein sequence MRPIMLVGTSSDVGKSWITTGICRWLKNKGFTPAPFKAQNMSLNSFATFDGLEIGRAQAVQAEACKLAVMVEMNPVLLKPSSVNKSQVVLHGKPIGDQTARDYFLGENKKHLFLEAQKAFQKLSSQFTPVVMEGAGSISELNLKHRDIVNMRMAKAANACVYLIADIDKGGVFGSVYGTIALLEEWEKALLKGIIINKFRGDASLFVEGKKKLEELTGYPVLGVLPFAKDIIIEEEDSVALSQRNTSAIKGKLNIAVVKHYYMSNYTDFQALENEPLIQLYYTRDIEELKKADVIVLPGTKNTMHDLKLLKDEGIADVIKELYNKKCIIGICGGYQMLGKSVLDPFNVESDKSAEKGLGLFDISTTLTKEKHTVQQNFSFKNSNDTCIGYEIHMGETNVPDGFALTKINGKPEGYFDGKLSWGTYLHGIFDNKVVVNELLKLKFDKAEAIDYKTFKEEQFDKLADWVENNLDMPKIMEDIC encoded by the coding sequence ATGCGTCCGATAATGTTAGTGGGTACTAGCTCAGATGTGGGAAAAAGTTGGATTACAACTGGCATCTGTAGATGGTTAAAAAATAAGGGTTTTACCCCTGCCCCATTTAAAGCTCAAAATATGTCGTTAAATAGTTTTGCAACTTTTGATGGCTTAGAGATTGGACGTGCACAAGCAGTACAGGCCGAAGCTTGCAAGTTGGCAGTAATGGTAGAAATGAATCCCGTTTTATTAAAGCCTTCTTCTGTAAATAAGTCTCAAGTTGTATTGCATGGTAAACCTATTGGCGACCAAACTGCAAGAGATTATTTTCTTGGAGAGAATAAAAAGCACTTGTTTTTAGAGGCACAAAAAGCATTTCAAAAACTATCTTCACAATTTACTCCTGTGGTGATGGAAGGTGCAGGAAGTATTAGTGAACTTAATTTAAAACATAGAGATATTGTAAACATGCGTATGGCAAAAGCAGCCAATGCTTGTGTTTATTTAATTGCAGATATTGATAAAGGTGGTGTTTTTGGAAGTGTTTACGGTACTATCGCTTTATTAGAAGAGTGGGAAAAAGCACTTTTAAAAGGAATTATCATCAATAAATTTAGGGGGGATGCAAGTTTATTTGTAGAAGGTAAGAAAAAACTCGAAGAACTAACGGGATACCCTGTTTTAGGTGTACTTCCATTTGCTAAAGATATCATTATTGAAGAGGAAGATTCTGTTGCTTTAAGTCAGAGAAATACTTCAGCAATAAAAGGAAAACTTAATATTGCGGTGGTAAAACACTACTATATGTCTAATTACACCGATTTTCAGGCATTAGAGAATGAACCATTAATTCAGTTGTACTACACAAGAGATATAGAAGAACTAAAAAAGGCTGATGTTATTGTACTTCCGGGGACAAAGAATACCATGCACGATTTAAAGCTGCTAAAAGATGAAGGGATTGCCGATGTCATCAAAGAATTATACAATAAAAAATGCATCATTGGTATTTGTGGTGGCTATCAGATGTTAGGAAAATCGGTTTTAGATCCTTTTAATGTAGAAAGTGATAAATCAGCAGAAAAAGGATTAGGCCTTTTTGATATATCCACTACTTTAACTAAAGAAAAGCATACTGTTCAACAAAATTTCTCTTTTAAAAACTCTAATGATACTTGCATAGGATACGAGATTCATATGGGTGAAACCAATGTTCCTGATGGATTCGCATTAACAAAAATAAATGGTAAACCAGAGGGCTATTTTGACGGAAAATTGAGTTGGGGAACTTACTTACACGGTATTTTTGATAATAAAGTAGTAGTGAATGAATTATTAAAACTTAAGTTTGATAAAGCTGAAGCTATTGACTACAAAACGTTTAAAGAAGAACAATTTGATAAACTAGCAGACTGGGTTGAAAATAACTTAGATATGCCTAAAATTATGGAAGATATATGCTAA
- the cbiB gene encoding adenosylcobinamide-phosphate synthase CbiB has protein sequence MELEHIAILLFAYCLDLILGDPRQLPHLIVLFGNSISWGEKRLNKADHLFEKGLLLTLTLVVLSFVIPYIALLQLSNYSIFATVVISIVLLFYCLANKTLVKEGVAVFTTLENQGLEAGRKRLSWIVGRDTSSLNENQIRIATLETMSENLSDGVIAPLFFFAISGVPGAMAYKMINTLDSMVGYKNTRYEQFGKFAAKLDDVANYLPSRITAFLILLFSNKLKGLKFVFTEGKKHSSPNAGYPEAALAFVLNCRFGGPNIYFGKIVEKPYIGTNERNILHTEIYKTAKINYGVSLIMVVFCVAYLLLIKNI, from the coding sequence ATGGAATTAGAGCATATAGCTATACTCTTGTTTGCGTATTGCCTCGATCTTATTTTGGGAGACCCAAGACAGCTACCTCATTTAATTGTCTTGTTTGGAAATTCTATAAGTTGGGGAGAAAAACGATTAAATAAAGCAGATCATTTATTTGAAAAAGGCTTGTTACTTACACTTACATTGGTCGTTTTATCTTTTGTAATTCCATACATTGCATTACTACAATTGTCCAATTATTCCATTTTTGCTACTGTAGTTATAAGTATAGTTTTGCTCTTTTATTGTTTAGCAAATAAAACCCTTGTAAAAGAAGGAGTAGCAGTTTTTACTACATTAGAAAATCAAGGTTTAGAAGCTGGACGAAAACGATTATCGTGGATTGTAGGTAGAGATACTTCTTCTTTAAATGAGAATCAAATACGAATAGCTACACTAGAAACAATGTCAGAGAATTTAAGTGATGGCGTTATTGCTCCCCTTTTCTTTTTTGCCATTTCAGGTGTTCCTGGGGCAATGGCGTACAAAATGATCAATACGTTAGACTCCATGGTTGGCTATAAAAACACGAGGTATGAACAATTTGGTAAGTTTGCTGCAAAACTTGATGATGTTGCGAATTACCTTCCTTCAAGAATTACAGCCTTTTTAATTCTTCTGTTTTCAAATAAACTAAAAGGCTTAAAATTCGTTTTTACAGAGGGTAAAAAACACAGTAGTCCTAATGCAGGCTATCCAGAAGCTGCTTTAGCCTTTGTTCTAAATTGTAGGTTTGGCGGTCCGAATATTTATTTCGGGAAAATTGTAGAGAAGCCTTACATTGGGACAAATGAAAGGAACATTCTTCATACCGAAATTTATAAAACAGCCAAAATAAACTATGGTGTAAGTTTAATTATGGTTGTTTTTTGTGTAGCATATTTACTTTTGATCAAAAATATCTAA
- the cobJ gene encoding precorrin-3B C(17)-methyltransferase, whose product MKITVAGLGPGHKEYILPVVTNALQKADVIIGYDYYFQFCEDFIREDAVKIAMPLGKEEERAVVAVEEAKKNQHVFVIGSGDASIYSMAAIVYQVASLQPELDIELETLPGVSAFLAAGSKLGAPLGHDFCCISLSDLMTPWQVIEKRIRAAASGDFVTSLYNPKSKKRYWQLERLKKIFLEERDVDTPVAIIRQVTRPEEKITIQTLGTFDVELVDMFSLVMIGNSQTYQYKEHLITPRGYLNRKPKTGLEIQQESFRIVTSKLQELMHSIADKWAITRVIHTTGVLDDHVHYEAAQKAVDKISRYLQNGGTIVTDVTMVQAGITKQFSKKYKNQIVCCLNDEDTLLLAEKKELTRSQAGIRKAISLYPNALYVVGNAPTALFEITDQLRDNPSFKPAGVIGVPVGFVNVLESKEQLVQSKNTPWITLHGNRGGSNIAAALVNACFTLQESSNYF is encoded by the coding sequence ATGAAAATTACAGTAGCAGGTTTAGGACCTGGACATAAAGAATACATTCTTCCAGTAGTTACAAATGCTTTACAAAAAGCTGATGTTATTATTGGTTACGATTATTACTTCCAATTTTGTGAAGATTTTATTCGAGAAGATGCCGTAAAAATTGCCATGCCTTTAGGCAAAGAGGAAGAAAGAGCCGTTGTAGCTGTAGAAGAAGCAAAGAAAAACCAACATGTTTTTGTTATTGGTTCTGGAGATGCAAGTATTTACTCTATGGCCGCAATTGTTTATCAGGTGGCCTCTTTACAACCTGAGTTAGATATTGAACTAGAAACACTTCCGGGGGTTTCAGCTTTTCTAGCGGCAGGCAGTAAATTAGGAGCTCCTCTTGGTCACGATTTCTGTTGTATCTCTTTATCAGATTTAATGACACCTTGGCAAGTAATTGAAAAAAGAATAAGAGCTGCAGCAAGCGGAGATTTTGTTACTAGTTTATACAATCCAAAAAGTAAAAAAAGGTATTGGCAATTAGAAAGACTGAAGAAGATCTTTTTAGAAGAAAGAGATGTGGATACTCCTGTAGCAATTATCCGTCAGGTAACCCGACCAGAAGAGAAAATAACGATACAAACTCTAGGCACTTTTGATGTTGAATTAGTAGATATGTTCTCTTTGGTTATGATTGGAAATTCTCAAACTTATCAATATAAAGAACACCTAATTACACCTAGAGGGTATTTAAATAGAAAGCCTAAAACAGGACTAGAAATACAACAGGAGAGCTTTAGAATTGTAACAAGTAAGTTGCAAGAATTAATGCACAGTATTGCAGATAAATGGGCAATTACAAGGGTTATTCATACCACAGGTGTACTTGATGACCATGTGCATTATGAAGCAGCACAAAAAGCGGTGGATAAAATCTCTAGATACTTACAAAATGGAGGTACTATTGTTACCGATGTTACAATGGTACAGGCAGGTATAACAAAGCAATTCTCTAAAAAATATAAGAATCAAATTGTCTGTTGTCTAAATGATGAAGATACACTTTTACTTGCAGAAAAAAAGGAACTGACACGCTCTCAAGCAGGGATTAGAAAAGCAATTTCATTATACCCAAATGCACTTTATGTTGTAGGTAATGCACCTACTGCATTGTTCGAAATTACAGATCAACTTCGTGATAATCCTTCTTTTAAACCTGCTGGTGTAATTGGTGTACCTGTTGGGTTTGTCAACGTGTTGGAATCTAAAGAACAGTTGGTACAATCAAAGAATACGCCTTGGATTACATTACATGGCAACAGAGGTGGAAGTAATATTGCTGCTGCTCTTGTAAATGCATGTTTCACGCTTCAAGAATCATCTAATTATTTTTAA
- the cobI gene encoding precorrin-2 C(20)-methyltransferase, with protein sequence MEKGKIYGISLGPGDPDLITVKGLKTLQTVDKIYYPGSLQKNGAQRSYSLQILENYNLDQTKLNGFYLNMTIDRSYVDEVYEATFQQIKKDYENCLTVAIVSEGDLSTYSSFSYLLEKIHKAELAVELVPGITSFHLGAAITQQPLALLNETVKVLPMLKSREDLEEALKSSNTVILMKIKSAIKYILPLLSEKNIVFTYCEKLGTDTQFITSSLDQLSDREIPYFSLLIIKQTNYS encoded by the coding sequence ATGGAAAAAGGCAAAATATATGGTATTTCTTTAGGCCCAGGCGATCCCGATTTAATTACAGTAAAAGGGCTTAAAACACTCCAAACAGTTGATAAAATTTATTATCCTGGTTCATTGCAAAAAAATGGTGCTCAACGTAGTTATTCTTTACAAATACTAGAAAATTACAATTTAGATCAAACGAAACTAAATGGCTTCTATCTAAACATGACAATTGATAGAAGTTATGTAGATGAAGTCTATGAGGCTACTTTTCAGCAGATAAAAAAAGATTATGAAAACTGCCTGACTGTAGCAATTGTTTCTGAAGGTGATTTAAGCACTTACAGTTCGTTTTCCTATTTATTAGAAAAAATACATAAGGCAGAATTAGCAGTTGAGCTTGTACCAGGAATCACTTCTTTCCATTTAGGAGCTGCAATAACGCAACAACCATTGGCATTATTAAACGAGACTGTAAAAGTTTTACCAATGCTAAAATCAAGAGAAGATTTAGAGGAGGCACTTAAAAGTTCGAATACCGTGATTTTAATGAAAATTAAATCAGCAATCAAATACATTCTCCCCTTACTTTCTGAAAAAAATATTGTGTTTACCTATTGTGAAAAACTAGGTACAGATACACAATTTATTACTTCATCTCTAGACCAGCTAAGTGATAGAGAAATTCCTTATTTCTCTTTACTAATTATTAAACAAACAAACTATTCATGA
- a CDS encoding pyridoxal phosphate-dependent aminotransferase gives MLNGHGDDLHLIDTPIEHNFSSNVFYKGCPKELTTHLASKLKNIQSYPSPAANELSNAAAKRYNLSPSQFLFTNGAIEAFYLIAQQQKNKHATIVGPTFSEYEDACRIHGLEYKVVAKEQLSHMITDLVFICNPNNPTGSVYQQEEIEQLLIINASTLFVIDEAYIEFTNQTYSVLHLTEKYDNLIIVRSLTKTFTIPGLRLGYIVASKKVIDQLRDIRIPWSVNGLAIEAGAYLFENYDRLLFDVADLYKEANIFREQLKGVSGIEVITSSTTYFLVKLLKHSAKALKDHLIKQGILIRDATNFTLLEGEYIRLSVQSPSSNQKLINCLKAWN, from the coding sequence ATGCTAAATGGTCACGGAGATGATTTACATCTTATAGATACGCCTATAGAACATAACTTTAGTTCTAATGTATTTTACAAAGGTTGTCCCAAAGAGCTCACAACGCACTTGGCTAGTAAACTGAAAAACATACAAAGTTACCCTTCTCCTGCTGCAAATGAGTTAAGTAATGCAGCAGCAAAAAGGTACAACTTATCACCAAGTCAGTTCTTATTTACAAATGGTGCAATAGAAGCATTTTATTTAATAGCACAGCAACAAAAAAATAAGCACGCTACTATTGTAGGTCCTACCTTTTCGGAATACGAAGATGCTTGTAGAATACATGGTTTAGAATATAAAGTAGTTGCAAAAGAGCAATTATCACACATGATTACCGACCTTGTTTTTATTTGCAATCCAAATAATCCAACAGGAAGTGTGTACCAACAAGAAGAAATTGAACAGCTTTTAATTATAAACGCTTCTACTCTATTTGTAATTGATGAAGCATATATTGAGTTTACCAATCAGACCTATTCTGTTCTGCATTTAACAGAAAAATATGATAATTTGATTATAGTAAGATCACTTACTAAAACATTTACAATTCCGGGTCTTCGATTAGGGTATATTGTAGCGTCTAAAAAAGTAATTGATCAACTAAGAGATATTCGTATACCTTGGAGTGTAAACGGTTTAGCTATAGAAGCAGGTGCATATCTTTTTGAGAATTATGACCGTTTGCTATTTGATGTAGCTGATTTATACAAAGAAGCTAACATTTTTAGAGAGCAACTAAAAGGAGTTTCTGGCATAGAAGTTATCACTTCATCTACTACTTATTTTTTAGTAAAACTTCTCAAACATTCTGCTAAAGCACTTAAAGATCACCTCATTAAACAAGGAATTTTAATACGAGATGCCACAAATTTCACATTACTAGAAGGAGAATATATACGTCTTTCTGTTCAGTCACCATCGTCAAATCAAAAATTAATAAATTGCCTTAAAGCATGGAATTAG
- a CDS encoding NAD-dependent epimerase/dehydratase family protein: MKKNISILGVGWLGTPLAKQLKENNHVINGSVRFKNELEKLAANHNNINVISIEVDQILGNWDDFLAETTHLIIMFPPNSRKDIEQTYKLQMLQITKRTSPSLKVIFISSTAVYPNLNQTVTEQNTPAPSTANGKSIYAAEQVLSAHFKTNLTIVRLAGLIGSDRHPTLFLKEKRVLKSPDVPVNVIHQEDAVQLITKVITNNLFGEIINGCAEKHPIRKDLYTEAAYLLDLPAPIFNKQRTSSYKIVDSSKSKCLLSFDYKYPDPQVFFNKGVETVK, from the coding sequence ATGAAAAAGAATATTTCAATACTAGGTGTAGGTTGGCTAGGTACTCCTTTAGCAAAACAGTTAAAAGAAAATAACCATGTAATAAATGGAAGTGTTCGTTTTAAAAATGAATTAGAGAAGCTAGCAGCTAACCACAATAACATAAATGTGATTAGCATTGAGGTAGATCAGATACTTGGGAATTGGGATGATTTTCTTGCAGAAACTACTCACCTAATTATTATGTTTCCTCCTAATTCTAGAAAAGATATTGAGCAAACGTACAAGCTGCAAATGCTTCAAATTACTAAAAGAACATCTCCTTCTCTAAAAGTCATTTTTATTAGTTCCACAGCAGTCTATCCTAATTTAAATCAGACGGTTACAGAGCAAAACACTCCTGCTCCCTCTACCGCAAATGGAAAGTCTATCTATGCTGCCGAACAAGTATTATCAGCTCATTTTAAAACGAATTTAACCATAGTTCGTTTGGCTGGTCTCATTGGAAGCGATAGGCACCCTACGCTATTTCTAAAAGAAAAAAGAGTACTTAAATCGCCCGATGTACCTGTGAATGTTATACATCAAGAGGATGCAGTACAGCTAATCACGAAAGTTATTACCAACAATTTATTTGGAGAGATAATAAATGGCTGTGCCGAAAAGCATCCTATCCGTAAAGATTTATATACAGAGGCAGCTTATTTATTAGATCTGCCCGCTCCAATATTTAACAAGCAACGCACTTCGTCTTATAAAATAGTAGACAGTAGTAAATCTAAGTGTTTGTTGTCTTTTGATTACAAATATCCAGACCCTCAAGTTTTTTTTAATAAAGGGGTTGAAACTGTAAAATAG
- a CDS encoding sirohydrochlorin chelatase, with the protein MKEGILLCGHGSRRKTGTDAFKRLVGILQKRYEENYEVDYGFLEFSHPLYEAAVERLYQKGVRVIYALPVILFAGSHAKNDIPYEMNTIQSYYPDLQIKMGKHIGVSSYLLELSKKRILEQETLLPTLDRKDCGLIVIGRGTTDPDANSDVHKLAAMLWEGMGFGFTTVAYSGTAYPSINESLPMMEKLGYKRTYVIPFFFFTGVLLERIYKAVDDFNTSATTAYISTYAFGADEYILQAFDERLDQAINGEANMNCQLCKYRKQIIGFEEEEGKEQIGHHLNVKGILFEEDEKVNEKKGVLAAFKNVLGI; encoded by the coding sequence ATGAAAGAAGGAATTTTATTATGTGGTCATGGTTCTAGAAGAAAAACAGGAACCGATGCATTTAAAAGATTAGTAGGTATTCTTCAGAAGAGGTACGAAGAAAATTATGAGGTTGATTATGGTTTTTTAGAATTTAGTCATCCTTTGTATGAAGCAGCCGTTGAACGTTTATATCAAAAAGGAGTACGTGTTATTTATGCATTGCCCGTAATTTTATTTGCTGGATCACATGCTAAAAATGACATCCCTTATGAGATGAACACCATTCAATCTTATTACCCTGATTTACAAATTAAGATGGGTAAACATATAGGTGTGAGTTCTTATCTGTTAGAACTTTCTAAAAAACGTATTCTTGAACAAGAAACTTTATTACCAACTTTAGATAGAAAAGACTGTGGTTTAATTGTAATTGGTAGAGGAACTACAGACCCTGATGCAAACTCTGATGTACATAAATTAGCCGCAATGCTTTGGGAAGGAATGGGTTTTGGTTTTACCACTGTAGCCTATAGTGGTACAGCTTACCCTTCTATTAATGAGAGCTTACCAATGATGGAAAAGTTAGGTTATAAAAGAACATATGTAATTCCATTTTTCTTTTTTACTGGCGTATTGTTAGAACGGATTTATAAAGCAGTAGACGACTTTAATACATCTGCAACTACAGCGTACATAAGTACATATGCATTTGGTGCAGATGAATATATTTTACAAGCTTTTGATGAACGTTTAGACCAAGCAATAAATGGTGAAGCCAACATGAATTGCCAATTGTGTAAATACAGAAAACAAATAATTGGCTTTGAAGAGGAAGAAGGAAAAGAACAGATTGGACACCATTTAAATGTGAAAGGAATTCTTTTTGAGGAAGACGAAAAAGTGAATGAGAAGAAAGGTGTTTTAGCTGCTTTTAAAAATGTATTGGGAATTTAA
- a CDS encoding AAA family ATPase, with amino-acid sequence MQKFIISGAAGTGKTTLINAIAQKNIPSLPEVSRKVIQQEQRINSDGFPWANIEKYTDLVFHESVQNLFENTDAIFCDRSLIDAIAYLNHQGKPIPSKLAAFPFKEHYHKKVFFAMPWKDIYRTDNQRPESFEYHLSLSKVLFSTYNRYGFDLIQIPFGSVHARVKFVLNNVCL; translated from the coding sequence ATGCAAAAGTTTATTATCTCGGGAGCAGCAGGTACAGGTAAAACTACACTAATTAATGCCATTGCCCAGAAAAATATTCCTTCTTTACCAGAGGTTTCTCGAAAAGTTATACAACAAGAGCAACGTATAAACTCAGATGGTTTCCCTTGGGCGAATATTGAAAAATACACAGATTTAGTGTTTCATGAATCTGTACAAAATCTATTTGAAAATACAGATGCCATTTTTTGTGATCGCAGCCTTATTGATGCAATTGCTTACCTAAATCATCAAGGAAAACCTATTCCAAGTAAATTAGCAGCCTTTCCGTTTAAGGAGCATTACCATAAAAAAGTTTTCTTTGCTATGCCTTGGAAAGATATTTACCGAACTGATAATCAAAGACCTGAATCGTTCGAGTATCACCTTTCTCTTTCTAAGGTTCTTTTCTCTACATACAACAGATATGGATTTGATCTTATCCAAATTCCCTTCGGTTCTGTTCACGCTAGAGTAAAATTTGTGTTAAACAACGTTTGCTTGTGA